The halophilic archaeon DL31 nucleotide sequence ACAATCGATCGGCCGGACGTGGATGTCGATGAAGGTTACACAGTCGAGCTGACGAGGGCGAACACGCTTCGACGGGTGCTGGATACAGAACCGGTCGAGATCGGGTCGTCGACGGAAGTCAACGTTAATATGCCGAGTGAGGACGAGGATCGGAAGCTGGGTCTGTTCCAGGCAGAGCGGGTTGAGGAGGTTTCGTTTGATGATGTCATCGGGTTGCAGTCTGCGAAGGAACGGCTGAAGGAGGCGGTCGCACTTCCGATGGAGAAGCCTGAAAAAATCAGGGAGTTTGATCTGGATGACCGGTTTGGAATCCTGTTCTACGGCCCGCCCGGGACAGGGAAGACGATGTTGGCGAAGGCGGCCGCAAACGAGTGGGGACTGTCTGACCTGTTCTTCCATATCGGCGGACCTGAGATCGTGAGCAAGTACTACGGGGAGAGCGAACGCCAGATCCGTGACGTGTTTGATGCCGCCGAACAACAGGCAGAGGAGGCGGAGAAGCCGGCAGTAGTGTTTATCGACGAGCTGGATAGTATCGTGCCTCGGCGGGATAGAGCGGATGAGACGGAGCGCCGTATCGTCGCCCAGTTTCTTAGCGAACTTGACGGGTTGGAAGATCGTGGTGATATCATCGTCATCGGGGCGACTAATCTGATCGAGGTGATCGATCCTGCGGTGCGGCGGCCAGGGCGGTTCGATGAGGAAATCGAGTTTACTGTTCCCGACCCCGGGGAACGGGTTGAGATACTTCGGGTCCACTCGGCGGATATGCCGGTGGCGGAAGATGTCGATTTCGAGCGGATCGCCCAGCAGACGGAGGGGTGGTCGGGAGCGGATATCAAGTCGATTGTGAAGAAGGCGGCGTTCATTGCGGTCAAGGAAGACCGGTCGGCGGTCGGTCAGGAGGACTTGATGATTGCGCTTGAGCGGCATGAGTCCCAGCGGCGGAAAAAACAGGAGCACTTTCAGGATGAGGAGGCTCAGGGATGATCCGTAATGGACTCCGTCGTATCATGGCGTGGTTTCATCGGTTGCTTGTACGGGACCAGTTCGATGAGGTCCGCGAATTCGTGTATCTGGACGAGATCAGTGTTCGCAGTCTGCTGGC carries:
- a CDS encoding Adenosinetriphosphatase (PFAM: ATPase, AAA-type, core~KEGG: hwa:HQ3297A AAA-type ATPase (cell division control protein homolog)~SMART: ATPase, AAA+ type, core) — translated: MPDDDTLALVNGVADDGGVLVGFTDGSWHGIVEDETGDARVGDVVRVEPRSYGSDEYQAVTVVKEGGWDYGNPVAVVEQIFDDTMMVRTEEREMTIDRPDVDVDEGYTVELTRANTLRRVLDTEPVEIGSSTEVNVNMPSEDEDRKLGLFQAERVEEVSFDDVIGLQSAKERLKEAVALPMEKPEKIREFDLDDRFGILFYGPPGTGKTMLAKAAANEWGLSDLFFHIGGPEIVSKYYGESERQIRDVFDAAEQQAEEAEKPAVVFIDELDSIVPRRDRADETERRIVAQFLSELDGLEDRGDIIVIGATNLIEVIDPAVRRPGRFDEEIEFTVPDPGERVEILRVHSADMPVAEDVDFERIAQQTEGWSGADIKSIVKKAAFIAVKEDRSAVGQEDLMIALERHESQRRKKQEHFQDEEAQG